A window from Mesorhizobium sp. WSM2240 encodes these proteins:
- a CDS encoding ribokinase, which yields MIIVIGSINLDLIATVERLPDPGETVAGDTFKTAPGGKGANQALAAARAGAQVRMIGAVGKDAFAAEALACLKEARVDLSGVREAHAATGTAHILVDSRGENVIVVVPGANGAVLPGDLVKAKPKRGDILLLQHEIPQATIEAALDAARDAGATTILNTAPFRTEAALCFGKADYVVANETEFDLYGEALALRGRDRPARMKSFAENTGRTIVVTLGGEGVLAATPEAFFEVPALKITPVDTVGAGDTFCGYLAAGLASGIGLEGALRRAAAAGSLACLKPGAQPAIPLAKEVDAALAAG from the coding sequence TTGATCATCGTCATCGGCTCGATCAATCTCGACCTCATCGCCACCGTCGAGCGCCTGCCCGACCCCGGCGAGACGGTCGCGGGCGACACGTTCAAGACCGCGCCGGGCGGCAAGGGCGCCAATCAGGCGCTGGCGGCGGCGCGCGCTGGGGCCCAGGTCCGCATGATCGGCGCGGTCGGCAAGGACGCGTTCGCGGCCGAGGCGCTGGCCTGCCTGAAGGAGGCCAGGGTCGACCTTTCCGGCGTGCGCGAGGCGCATGCCGCGACCGGAACCGCTCATATCCTTGTCGATAGCCGCGGAGAAAACGTGATCGTGGTGGTGCCCGGCGCCAATGGCGCCGTCTTGCCCGGCGACCTCGTGAAAGCAAAGCCAAAAAGGGGCGACATCCTGCTTCTCCAGCACGAGATACCGCAGGCGACGATCGAGGCGGCGCTCGACGCCGCCCGAGACGCCGGCGCGACGACCATCCTCAACACCGCGCCCTTCCGCACCGAGGCCGCTTTATGCTTCGGCAAGGCCGACTATGTCGTCGCCAATGAGACCGAGTTCGACCTTTACGGCGAGGCGCTGGCGCTGCGCGGCCGCGACCGCCCCGCCCGGATGAAGAGTTTTGCGGAAAACACAGGCCGGACGATTGTCGTCACCCTGGGCGGCGAAGGCGTGCTCGCCGCGACGCCTGAGGCATTTTTCGAGGTTCCCGCGCTGAAGATCACGCCGGTCGACACGGTCGGGGCCGGCGACACGTTCTGCGGCTATCTCGCCGCGGGGCTCGCATCCGGCATCGGCCTGGAGGGCGCGCTGCGCCGCGCGGCGGCCGCCGGTTCGCTTGCCTGCCTGAAACCCGGCGCGCAGCCGGCCATACCGTTGGCCAAGGAGGTCGACGCGGCGCTGGCCGCCGGCTGA
- a CDS encoding LysE family translocator, with protein MSLEVYVAYTLACIVIILVPGPTVTLVIASSMRHGTRAGLLNVAGTQAGIAMMIAIVGIGLNSMIEAMGHWFEWVRLLGAAYLIYIGWQMIRSSGKLSEGEAPVAPRGGFFLQGLLVAVSNPKTLIFFGAFIPQFIDHSLAYMPQIVIMGVTALIFAAFSDSAYAIVAGRAGKALSAHRVKLLSRISGGFLIGGGLWLAFSRTK; from the coding sequence ATGTCGCTCGAAGTCTATGTCGCCTACACGCTCGCCTGCATCGTTATCATCCTGGTGCCGGGCCCGACCGTCACCCTGGTCATCGCATCGAGCATGCGCCACGGCACGCGGGCAGGCCTGCTCAACGTCGCCGGAACCCAGGCCGGCATCGCAATGATGATCGCCATCGTCGGCATCGGCCTCAACTCGATGATCGAGGCGATGGGGCACTGGTTCGAATGGGTGAGGCTGCTGGGCGCCGCCTACCTCATCTATATCGGCTGGCAGATGATCCGTTCGAGCGGCAAGCTATCCGAGGGTGAAGCGCCGGTCGCGCCGCGCGGCGGATTTTTCCTGCAGGGGCTCCTGGTCGCCGTCAGCAACCCGAAGACGCTGATCTTTTTCGGCGCCTTCATCCCGCAGTTCATAGACCACAGCCTCGCCTATATGCCGCAGATCGTCATCATGGGCGTCACCGCGCTGATTTTCGCGGCCTTCTCGGACTCCGCCTACGCCATCGTCGCCGGCCGCGCCGGCAAGGCGCTGTCGGCGCACCGGGTAAAGCTGCTCTCCCGCATCAGCGGCGGCTTCCTGATCGGCGGCGGGCTCTGGCTGGCGTTTTCGCGGACGAAGTGA
- a CDS encoding nucleoside hydrolase yields MPAPRKIIIDTDPGQDDAVAILLALASPELEILGITAVAGNVPLKLTEKNARKICELAGKPDTKVYAGAVRPLVRELETAEHVHGQSGLNGPQLPDPTMKLQEQHAVDFIVETLMREESGAVTLCPLGPLTNIALALIREPQIAPRIREIVLMGGGFFEGGNVTPTAEFNIYVDPHAADIVLKSGIPIVMMPLDVTHKALTTAKRVAAFRELGTRVGVATAEMLEFFERFDEEKYGTDGGPLHDPCVIAYLLKPEFFKGRRCNVTVETSSELTMGMTVADWWGVTKREKNVTYMRDIDHEGFFALLVERLGRL; encoded by the coding sequence ATGCCCGCACCCCGCAAGATCATCATCGATACCGATCCCGGCCAGGACGACGCCGTCGCGATCCTCCTGGCGCTGGCGAGCCCGGAGCTCGAAATCCTCGGGATCACGGCGGTTGCGGGCAATGTTCCCCTGAAACTGACCGAGAAGAACGCCCGCAAGATCTGCGAACTGGCGGGAAAGCCGGATACGAAGGTTTATGCCGGCGCGGTGCGGCCGCTGGTGCGGGAACTGGAAACCGCCGAGCATGTGCATGGCCAGAGCGGCCTCAACGGGCCCCAGCTTCCCGACCCGACCATGAAGCTGCAGGAGCAGCATGCTGTCGATTTCATCGTCGAGACGCTGATGCGGGAAGAAAGCGGCGCGGTGACGCTTTGCCCGCTCGGGCCGCTGACCAATATCGCGCTGGCGCTCATCCGCGAGCCGCAGATCGCGCCGCGCATCCGCGAGATCGTGCTGATGGGCGGCGGCTTCTTCGAAGGCGGCAATGTCACGCCGACCGCCGAGTTCAACATCTATGTCGACCCGCACGCGGCCGACATCGTGCTGAAATCCGGCATCCCGATCGTGATGATGCCGCTCGATGTCACCCATAAGGCGCTGACGACGGCAAAGCGCGTCGCCGCTTTTCGCGAACTCGGCACCAGGGTTGGCGTCGCAACCGCCGAGATGCTCGAATTCTTCGAGCGCTTCGACGAGGAAAAATACGGCACCGACGGCGGCCCGCTGCACGACCCCTGCGTCATCGCCTATCTCCTGAAGCCGGAATTCTTCAAGGGCCGCCGCTGCAACGTGACGGTAGAGACCAGCTCGGAACTGACCATGGGCATGACCGTCGCCGACTGGTGGGGCGTGACCAAGCGGGAGAAGAACGTCACCTACATGCGCGACATCGACCATGAGGGCTTTTTCGCGCTGCTGGTGGAGCGGTTGGGGAGGCTATAA
- a CDS encoding Hsp20 family protein, with protein MSRMTPFSSPLLLGFDAMEKTLERLAKTGDSYPPYNIERVRNVEGSGERLRITLAVAGFCDEDLEVTTEENQLVVRGRQNDETEREFLHRGIAARQFQRTFVLADGMRVIAAELKNGLLAIDLDRPEPERLVRKINISVKD; from the coding sequence ATGAGTCGCATGACGCCTTTTTCGAGCCCGCTTCTGCTCGGGTTCGACGCGATGGAAAAGACACTCGAACGCCTGGCCAAAACAGGCGACAGCTATCCCCCCTACAATATCGAGCGCGTCCGGAACGTCGAAGGGTCAGGCGAAAGACTGCGCATCACGCTGGCAGTCGCCGGCTTCTGCGATGAGGATCTGGAGGTCACGACCGAGGAGAATCAACTCGTCGTTCGCGGCCGGCAGAACGACGAGACCGAGCGGGAGTTCCTGCACCGCGGGATAGCGGCGCGGCAGTTCCAGCGAACATTCGTCCTTGCCGACGGCATGCGGGTGATCGCGGCGGAACTGAAGAACGGACTTCTGGCAATCGATCTCGACCGGCCCGAGCCCGAAAGGCTCGTACGGAAAATAAACATTTCGGTGAAAGACTGA
- a CDS encoding DUF1150 family protein: MAYQGTRQITVSKADLAHLGEGSVAYLREIGSDELKGKFPGLPEIAPNTTLWALFAANGQPILLSDERDRALAGALENDLIPVAIH, translated from the coding sequence ATGGCATATCAAGGCACACGGCAAATCACCGTTTCGAAGGCCGATCTTGCGCATCTCGGCGAGGGCTCGGTGGCGTATCTGCGCGAAATCGGCAGCGACGAGTTGAAGGGCAAATTCCCCGGCCTGCCGGAGATCGCGCCCAACACGACGCTCTGGGCGCTCTTCGCCGCCAACGGTCAGCCGATTCTTTTGTCCGACGAGCGTGATCGCGCGCTGGCCGGCGCCCTGGAAAACGACTTGATCCCCGTCGCGATCCACTAA
- the ptsN gene encoding PTS IIA-like nitrogen regulatory protein PtsN, giving the protein MDLSDLIEVPAIMPALKANSKKQLLQLLAERAAAITGLPEREVFDTILQRERLGSTGVGNGIAIPHGKLAGVKRITGVFARLEAPVDFEALDDQPVDLVFLLLAPEGAGADHLKALSRIARVLRDGEIVAKIRGTRDAAAIHALLSDTQASHAA; this is encoded by the coding sequence ATGGATCTCAGCGATCTCATCGAAGTGCCGGCCATAATGCCGGCCCTCAAGGCGAATTCGAAGAAGCAGCTGTTGCAACTCCTGGCCGAAAGGGCGGCCGCGATAACCGGGCTGCCGGAACGCGAGGTGTTCGACACCATATTGCAGCGCGAGCGGCTGGGCTCTACCGGAGTCGGCAACGGCATCGCAATCCCTCACGGCAAGCTGGCCGGCGTCAAGCGGATCACCGGCGTGTTTGCCCGCCTCGAGGCGCCTGTCGATTTCGAGGCGCTGGACGACCAGCCCGTCGATCTGGTTTTTCTGCTTCTGGCGCCCGAAGGCGCGGGCGCGGATCATCTGAAGGCGCTGTCGCGCATCGCGCGGGTTCTGCGAGACGGCGAAATCGTGGCCAAGATTCGCGGCACCAGAGACGCCGCGGCGATCCACGCGCTGCTGTCCGATACGCAGGCCTCTCACGCAGCCTGA
- the raiA gene encoding ribosome-associated translation inhibitor RaiA: MTLRISGKHMDIGDAFRARIVARIGETIEKYFDGGSSGHVTVIKSGSRYTADCMIHLDSGAALQATGDAQEPTAAFEAAADRFEKRLRRYKRRLKSHGPGSNGGATDIAYTIMAPIADDDEDLPADYAPAIVAESTMALKTMSVASAVIELDTKDSPVFVFRHAGSDHVNIVYRRPDGNIGWIDPSTTKVAQE; encoded by the coding sequence ATGACCCTGCGCATTTCGGGAAAGCACATGGATATCGGCGATGCGTTCCGTGCGCGCATCGTGGCCCGCATCGGCGAAACAATCGAGAAATATTTCGACGGCGGATCTTCCGGACACGTAACAGTTATCAAGTCCGGGTCACGCTACACCGCCGACTGCATGATTCATCTGGACAGCGGGGCGGCTTTGCAGGCCACCGGCGACGCCCAGGAGCCGACGGCGGCCTTCGAAGCCGCCGCCGACCGCTTCGAGAAGCGTCTCAGGCGCTACAAGCGAAGGCTGAAATCGCATGGCCCTGGGAGCAATGGCGGCGCCACTGATATCGCCTATACGATCATGGCGCCGATTGCCGATGACGACGAGGATCTGCCTGCGGACTACGCGCCGGCCATCGTCGCCGAATCGACCATGGCGCTGAAAACCATGTCGGTGGCCTCCGCGGTCATCGAACTCGACACCAAGGACAGTCCGGTATTCGTCTTCCGCCACGCCGGCAGCGACCACGTCAACATCGTATATCGCCGGCCCGATGGGAACATCGGCTGGATCGACCCCTCGACGACAAAAGTCGCGCAGGAATAA